Proteins encoded in a region of the Salvelinus sp. IW2-2015 linkage group LG27, ASM291031v2, whole genome shotgun sequence genome:
- the LOC111953623 gene encoding transmembrane protein 182, whose product MSPAERLSVLLFLAGFFGGLGALSLMLSFGTDYWLLALETCGPGGASETWEAGALRPGEGEMEDQDTVTYFHQGFFWRCSFSGRREEDMMWHFWITNQPHQKVCVPAYLFPFYASEQSTGYQAPDDAVYRAFWSIFLLVGVVTVMIGGFVIICASPLASHRLYKVGGALLLTGGLCLLVVIMMYVVWTQVLDTLEDYAAQQQHSSQCPTVYHLSVQYGLSFLFAPVSVFFFLLAALLFILIGRTVRRCHHKVPM is encoded by the exons ATGTCTCCTGCTGAGAGGCTGAGTGTGCTCCTCTTCCTAGCTGGGTTCTTCGGGGGCTTGGGGGCCCTGTCCCTGATGCTCTCCTTTGGGACAGACTACTGGTTGCTGGCCTTGGAGACCTGTGGCCCTGGGGGTGCATCAGAGACCTGGGAGGCTGGGGCCCTCAGACCtggggagggggagatggaggatcAGGACACTGTGACATACTTCCACCAGGGCTTCTTCTGGAGGTGCTCCttcagtgggaggagagaggaggacatgatGTGGCACTTCTGGATCA CCAATCAACCACACCAAAAGGTCTGTGTGCCTGCCTACCTCTTCCCATTTTATGCTTCTGAGCAAAGCACGGGTTACCAGGCACCTGACGATGCCGTCTACAGAGCCTTCTGGAGCATCTTCCTTCTAGTGGGCGTGGTCACTGTTATGATTGGTGGGTTTGTCATCATCTGTGCCTCTCCATTGGCCAGCCACAGGCTCTACAAAGTAGGCGGGGCACTCTTGCTCACTGGAG gtctATGTCTCCTGGTTGTAATAATGATGTATGTAGTCTGGACCCAGGTACTGGACACTCTGGAGGACTACGCTGCCCAGCAACAACACTCCTCTCAGTGTCCAACAGTCTACCACCTCAGCGTCCAATACGGCCTCTCCTTCCTGTTTGCTCCCGTCTCCGTCTTCTTCTTCCTGCTGGCAGCACTACTCTTCATCCTGATTGGACGAACAGTGCGGAGGTGCCATCACAAAGTGCCAATGTAG